In the Rhinopithecus roxellana isolate Shanxi Qingling chromosome 16, ASM756505v1, whole genome shotgun sequence genome, CTTCCCCGGGCTCCCTACCCTGAGCCCCTGTCTCCGCAGCCCTTTCGCGTATGTGCTCCTGCACGCGTGCTCTCACTGTGTCTCTGTGGTGTCTGTGTCCTGACTCTGGTGTCCTCTGTCCGTCTTTGCCTCTTCAGGCCTAGGTGTGCTAACTCTGGTCCAGGGTGCTAAGCTGTCCCCTGCGATTTCCCCAGCCTGTCTGCACCTGGCAAATTATCCCTTTACCAAATTCTCCCCAAAGTGAAACAACCAAGATAGCTGCCCTGCAGTGCGAGCGTGCTTGTTTCTCGGGAGCTGGTGCCTGTAGGGTGGCAGGGGCTGCTGGGTGCCAGTCTCACGGGTGTTTCTCTGTCAGAACTGTGCAGTCCGCACACGTGTGACCTCAGCCTTTCCTGCACGTGCCGTTCTTCCCGGGATTGAGGCCCTCACACCCGTGCCTCTGTGTGCTCCTCTCATCATTCTTTCCCTTAAGCTGTAAGCCAAGGAATGGTAAAGGTGTGAGTGATTTTAGAGGTTTTTATAGATATTGCCATATTGTCctctaaaaatgtacatttttacccTCCCACCCGCAGTGTGGGAATGTTCATGCTGCTCTCTGTGCTGGGTTTAAGTTACTCATCAGTATCTTCACAGTTGTGGCTTAGTACGGTGAGCATCATCCTTGTGGTCTATTTTCTCTCtgaagttctctctctctcatttttttattgagacagtaaTGTGCATTTTTGAAAACTGTTGCTTGTCAAAggatcactttttctttttacttttgcttaTCTCAAAAAATCACTCTAATTGCACGCTTGGGTTTTGCTTTTCCCGTGGGAAGCTGGTTGTGTTGTAGATACACCGGAGAGTCGGTGTGCCCCTGTTCACGGTGTGTGGATGTCCATCCCAACTTGGAAGTTCTGGTACTCTTGGCTCATTTTTCCCGAACAGTCCGAGTTTCTCAAAACTTGGTGTGAATTCAGGATGGTCCTGTATACTCGTGCATTTGCTGTTGACCTTGAAGTTTGATAAAGGAGGGATTTTCCCTGTAATTCTTTTTCCATTTAGTGGGAAAGGAACTGCTGCCTTCAGCCCATCCCATCCTTTATTGCCACTGCGACAGAAACAGCAGAAATCCATACAGGGAGAGGACATCCCCGGTAAGAATGTTGTTTCCTCCTcgtcttttttccttaatttctggTGACTATAGATTAGTAAAATATTCCTcaaaattaactcattttattctgatgtagtgatttttttttgttttgagatggattcttgctctgtaaccaggctccctggttcaagcgattctcctgcctcagcctcccacgtagctggggttacaagcacataccaccatgcccagctaatttttgtatttttagtagagacatggtttcatcatgtcggccgggatggtctgaatctcctagcctcgtgatctgcccacctcggcctcccaaagtactgggattacagatgtgagccactgtgcctggccaatgtagtcATTTTAGTTAAGACTGTGGCCAGATAAATTTTAACTTGTGTTGATGTAGCTCAGAATTTATAGTCTTGCAGTGAAAATATTGTTGACAGCGATTACTTTCTGTGTAGTAGACACAGAGTAACTGCGACATAAGCAGGAGCTCACTCATGCTGAAGCGCTCTCACAGTTCTGGTTACTTCGTTGGACCGGTCGCTGTTGAACCTTGTGTTACCATCAAAATGTGGGACAAGTGCGTAGTTTTGCCTCTCTGCTTTCCGTGAGGCCCTTCTAGTGTACTAACTTACGAGGCATTTTTCTGGAGAAATGGTCATACTGAAAGAATTTCGAGTGATAGAAAATTGGTTGCTTAACACTGTCTGTTTCCTCTGAACTGCAGATCAGCGACATCGATCGAATTCTTTGACCCGAGTTGATGGTCAGCCTCGAGGAGCAGCAATAGCATGGCCAGAAAAAAAAACCAGGTGAGTCTCTGTTTCAGCGAAGTTTCTGTTTGGAATGTTTTTTATACTAAACAGCAGTTCTTAAGATGTCACCCCGACTCCCTGAGGATCACCGAGACCCTTTTAGGGAGTCCCTGCgatcagaattatttttataacaacaCTAGGAAGTTACtgcctctctgcagcctcacGCTTGTGAGTGTGCCGTGGGATTTTTCGGAGTCTGCACGCCATGTGGTGTGGCAGCAGGTGGAGTCAGGTATGAGGGTCCAGCCAGATCCCAGAGCTGTACAGGTGTCAAATAGTGCCTGCCCTTACACTGGAAACTTCCCTTCTGGAGAATATAGTCATTTGTCATGGAATGGACTAATTACTGTAATTTCAATCATTGTTTAGAAAATGAGCTTTAATTTCTAGGATGATAAATAGAGATTAATActgataaatagaaacaaaagctctttggggtcCTCAGTAATTTTTAAGGGTATCAGGAGGTCCTGGGACTAGAGTGAGAATCACAAAGCTGAAATGATCtctgattttcttctgcctcGTGGAAGAATGAGTTTAAATCTCCTGCGTATGAGAGGCGTATTCTCGTTGCACGGCCGGCATTCTCACCCACCGGTCCGTGTTGGGGGTCTCTAGTGTATGCAGCAGCGCACCCAGTGGACCTTCCCTCTGTTTCAGGCCTGCGTCCCAGCCGACACCTTTTGCTCTCCATCACGCTGCGAGTTGTGAAGTGGATCCCAGCTCTGGCGACAGCATCAGCTTGGCCCGCTCCATCAGCAAAGACAGTTTGGCATCCAATGTTGTTAATCTGACCCCACAGAACCAGCCACACCCCACAGCCACAAAGACGCCTGGGAAGAGCCTCCTGAACAATGTCAGTATcgaggatgaggaagaggagctTGTGGCTATCGTTAGAGCAGACGTGGCTCCCCAGCAGGCTGACCTGGAGTTCCCCAGGGCCTCACCCCGGGCCTCAGGCCTTATAGCAAGTGCCCGGTCTCCGCAAGGACAACTGGACACCTCAGAAAGTAAGCCTGACAGTTTTTTCTTGGAGCCTTTGATGCCAGCGGTGCTTAAGCCAGCGAAAGAGAAGCAGGTGATCACCAAGGAGGATGAACGGGGGGAAGGGAGACCGAGGAGCATCACGTCCAGGAGGCCAAGCGAGGGCCCCCAGCCTTTGGTACGAAGGAAAGTGACTGGCAGTCGTGACTTGAATAGGACTTTTACCCCAATTCCATGCTCAGAATTTCCCATGGGCATCGACCCCACCGAGACAGGACCGCAGTCAGTGGAGACCATGGGAGAGGTGTGTGGGGGGCCTCTGGCCCTTGGCGGATTCGATCCATTCCCCCAGGGACCATCCACAGATGGCTTCTTCCTTCATGTAGACAGGGctgatgaggacactgagggAAGGTTATATGTTAGTTGTTCAAAAAGCCCCAACTCCCACGATTCAGAGCCGTGGACTCTGCTCAGGCAGGATTCTGACTCGGATGTGGTGGACATAGAGGAAGCCGAGCATGATTTCCTGGGTGAGGCCCATCCTGTGGTTCTCAGCAGATACATCGGGGAGGAAGAGTCGGCTAAACTGCAGGAGGACATGAAGGTGAAGGAACATGAAGACAAAGATGATGCCAGTGGCCGCTCGAGCCCTTGCCTGAGCACAGCGTCTCAGATGAGCAGCGTCTCTGTGGCGAGTGGGAGTGTGAAGATGACCAGCTTTGCAGAGAGGAAGCTCCAGAGACTCAACAGCTGCGAGACCAAGTCCAGCACCAGCAGCTCCCAAAAGACCACACCAGATGCGTCCGAGAGCTGCCCGGCGCCTCTGACCACATGGAGGCAGAAGAGGGAGCAGAGCCCGGGCCGGCATGGCAGGGACCCCGCCAGCCTCCTGGCGTCTGAGCTGGTACAGCTGCACATGCAGCTGGAGGAGAAGCGCAGGGCCATTGAGGCCCAGAAGAAGAAGATGGAGGCGCTGTCGGCAAGGCAGCGCCTGAAGCTCGGCAAGGCTGCGTTCCTGCATGTGGTGAAGAAGGGCAAGGCCGAGGCTGCCCTGCCCCTCAGGCCGGAGCACTTTTCAAAGGAGTACTCTCAGCACAACGGAGAGGACTGTGGGGATGGCGTTTCCAAAACTGAAGACTTTCTCgtgaaggaggagcagagagaggagCTCCTTCACGAGCCTCAGGATGTGGACAAAGAGAGCCTGGCCTTTGCTCAGCAACATAAAGCAAAAGACCCTGTGGCTCTGCATGAGCTGGAGAGAAATAAGGTGATCTCCGCTGCCCTCCTGGAGGACACCGTTGGGGAGGTTGTCGATGTGAACGAATGCGACCTTTCCATCGAGAAGCTCAACGAAACCATCAGTACGCTGCAGCAGGCCATCCTGAAAATCTCTCAGCAGCAGGAGCAGCTTCTCTTGAAGTCTCCCACAGTCCCAGTGCCGGGCTCTAAGAGTAACTCGCAGGACCACAAAGTGAAGGCGCCAGTCCACTTTATGGAGCCACTCTCTCCTACGGGCGTGACTGGCCACCGCAAAGCCCCTCGGCTGGGTCAGGGCCGGAATTCCCGTTCCGGAAGGCCGGCGGAGCTGAAGGTCCCAAAAGACAGGCCACAGGGCTCCTCCCGAAGTAAAACCCCAACACCCAGTGTAGAGACGCTCCCGCACTTGCGACCCTTCCCTGCCAGCAGCCACCCTCGGACGCCCACGGACCCTGGCCTGGACGGTGCCCTGGAGCCCAGCGGTGACCCACATGGGAAGTGTCTCTTTGATAGTTACAGGCTCCACGATGAAAGCAACCAGCGGACACTTACTCTGTCCTCTTCCAAAGACACCAACATTCTTTCGGAGCAGATGAGCCTCAAAGAAGTTCTGGATGCGAGTGTGAAGGAGGCGGGGCCCAGCTCCTCAGATGTCTCGGGAAAAGAGAGCATCCCCGTGGAGGAGCCTCTGAGGAGCAGGGCCAGCCTCATTGAAGTGGACCTCTCGGACCTGAAGGCCCCCGACGAGGACGGGGAGCTGGCAAGCCTCGATGGCTCGGCGGACCTCATCAGTGAAGGCGACCAGAAGCCGGGGGTCGGCTTCTTCTTCAAGGTAAGGGATCAGTAGCATCTGTTTCAGGCACTTGTGATGTGTTGCCACCCTACGTGATTGTGAGGTAGAAAACACAGACCTGCGCCAGGCTGGCCAGCCGCTCCCGTAAGAGGCCAGGGGATGCGTGTGTTTAGCTTTGTGGGCCACAGAGTCTCTGTCCCGAGGACTCCACTTGGCCAGAAGCAGTCCTGGGCAGTACGAAGGCAAGCGAGCGTGGCGTGGCTGAGATGACTTTGTTATGAGCCCTAAAACTGGAATTTCATGTGATTTTCAACATTGTTCGTTTTGCTGGTTTTCCAGTCAAAACCCTGTTGTCGCCCCATCCTGCCCCAAAGTGTAAAAAGCGTTCATCGTTAGAATGCTCTGGCGGTGGCCAGGCCTGGCCTGTGGGCTAAAGTTTGCCAGCCTCTGATATAGCaacttcaaaaaacattttttgtacatctttcttgtaatttttttccttagagatGAAGGGAAGTGTAAACTGAACTGTTTTAATAGTCAGTGCATCACATGATGTTTCGCTGTGACGTTCGTCATCTCCTAAGATGATAAGACCATATTTTTGTTGTAGCTTTTCAATGTTGAGACAGATGTTGATACACAGTTACAGTATTGGGTGCAGTAATGTTCTGTACAGATCTGTGGCCTAGGAGCAGTGGCTGACCTCGCCGAGGCCTGTGGGGGGCGCTGCCAGCCAGGTGCGCACACACTCCATGATGCTCACAGGACAGCGAAGTCGCCTAAGAACctatttctcagaatgttttcTCTCGGCAAGGGACACGCAACTGTTTCTGCTTTGCCTCCAGGCAGTTATGAATTTGATTGAGAGGATACCAAATCATCAGGCGGATCTTAGCAAAAGAGGCAAGCTTATTTGGTGGTTGCACTtctgaaatgtaaacaaattagtAACCAACTTCAATATTCTCTTTTTTgggctctgtcgcccacgctggagtaaaacggcatgatcttggctcactgcaacctctgcctcccaagttgaaacgattctcctgcctcggcctcctgagtagctgggagtacaggcgtgtgccaccatgcccagctgatattttttttttttttttttttttttaagtggagacagggtttcgccatattggccagactggtcttgaactcctgacctcaggtgatccactctccttggcctcccagagtgctaggattacaggtgtgagccatcccacctagccaatttttgtatttttagtagagacagggtttcgccatgttgggcaggctggtctcgaactcctgacctcaagtgattcacccacttcagcctcccaaagtgctgggattacaggaatgagccactgtgcccagccttgctcTTATTTTGGAAATACACGTGTACTTTTTAAGGCAAATTGGATTTCACGTGAGATGTTTGAAAAGTTGGGTGATGCCTAGCGCCTTTGAAATGCGCCTGTTTGTCTTCATTCGTATTTTAGAGTCTGTAATGGTTAAAGAAAAGTGTAGAAGTCTTTATGCGTTAAACTTTTAAAGGTGTAGTGACAGTCGGCTGCTGGATCGAGTGCGGCCGTGTCGGGCTTCTGAGGGGGTTCCTGTCATACTCTGTGTGGCTTCTGTCTTGCAGGACGAACAGAAAGCGGAAGATGAGCTCGCCAAGAAGCGGGCGGCCTTCCTCCTGAAGCAGCAGCGCAAGGCCGAGGAGGCCCGCGTGCGCAAGCAGCAGCTGGAAGCAGAGGTGGAGCTCAAGCGCGATGAAGCCCGGTAAGCCTCCCGCTGCCAGGGAAAGCAGACTGGGCAGGAGCCTGGTGGGTCCCTGGCGGCCCCCGTCCCATTCCCAGCA is a window encoding:
- the CAMSAP1 gene encoding calmodulin-regulated spectrin-associated protein 1 isoform X2 → MVDAGGRAAAEGWRKMEAPPDGAADLVPLDRYDAARAKIAANLQWICAKAYGRDNIPEDLRDPFYVDQYEQEHIKPPVIKLLLSSELYCRVCSLILKGDQVAALQGHQSVIQALSRKGIYVMESDDTPVTESDLSRAPIKMSAHMAMVDALMMAYTVEMISIEKVVASVKRFSTFSASKELPYDLEDAMVFWINKVNLKMREITEKEVKLKQQLLESPAHQKVRYRREHLSARQSPYFPLLEDLMRDGSDGAALLAVVHYYCPEQMKLDDICLKEVTSMADSLYNIRLLREFANEYLNKCFYLTLEDMLYAPLVLKPNVMVFIAELFWWFENVKPDFVQPRDVQELKDAKTVLHQKSSRPPVPISNATKRSFLGSPAAGTPADLQPPAQLPAEGCHRHYLHPEEPEYLGKGTAAFSPSHPLLPLRQKQQKSIQGEDIPDQRHRSNSLTRVDGQPRGAAIAWPEKKTRPASQPTPFALHHAASCEVDPSSGDSISLARSISKDSLASNVVNLTPQNQPHPTATKTPGKSLLNNVSIEDEEEELVAIVRADVAPQQADLEFPRASPRASGLIASARSPQGQLDTSESKPDSFFLEPLMPAVLKPAKEKQVITKEDERGEGRPRSITSRRPSEGPQPLVRRKVTGSRDLNRTFTPIPCSEFPMGIDPTETGPQSVETMGEVCGGPLALGGFDPFPQGPSTDGFFLHVDRADEDTEGRLYVSCSKSPNSHDSEPWTLLRQDSDSDVVDIEEAEHDFLGEAHPVVLSRYIGEEESAKLQEDMKVKEHEDKDDASGRSSPCLSTASQMSSVSVASGSVKMTSFAERKLQRLNSCETKSSTSSSQKTTPDASESCPAPLTTWRQKREQSPGRHGRDPASLLASELVQLHMQLEEKRRAIEAQKKKMEALSARQRLKLGKAAFLHVVKKGKAEAALPLRPEHFSKEYSQHNGEDCGDGVSKTEDFLVKEEQREELLHEPQDVDKESLAFAQQHKAKDPVALHELERNKVISAALLEDTVGEVVDVNECDLSIEKLNETISTLQQAILKISQQQEQLLLKSPTVPVPGSKSNSQDHKVKAPVHFMEPLSPTGVTGHRKAPRLGQGRNSRSGRPAELKVPKDRPQGSSRSKTPTPSVETLPHLRPFPASSHPRTPTDPGLDGALEPSGDPHGKCLFDSYRLHDESNQRTLTLSSSKDTNILSEQMSLKEVLDASVKEAGPSSSDVSGKESIPVEEPLRSRASLIEVDLSDLKAPDEDGELASLDGSADLISEGDQKPGVGFFFKDEQKAEDELAKKRAAFLLKQQRKAEEARVRKQQLEAEVELKRDEARRKAEEDRVRKEEEKARRELIKQEYLRRKQQQILEEQGLGKPKSKPKKPRPKSVHREESCSDSGTKCSSTPDNLSRTQSGSSLSLASAATTEPESVHSGGTPSQRVESMEALPILSRNPSRSTDRDWETASAASSLASVAEYTGPKLFKEPSSKSNKPIIHNAISHCCLAGKVNEPHKNSILEQQIQSSLGAMESPFETGRPELSLGAGHEAQPLPSVQQCA
- the CAMSAP1 gene encoding calmodulin-regulated spectrin-associated protein 1 isoform X4; the encoded protein is MADSLYNIRLLREFANEYLNKCFYLTLEDMLYAPLVLKPNVMVFIAELFWWFENVKPDFVQPRDVQELKDAKTVLHQKSSRPPVPISNATKRSFLGSPAAGTPADLQPPAQLPAEGCHRHYLHPEEPEYLGKGTAAFSPSHPLLPLRQKQQKSIQGEDIPDQRHRSNSLTRVDGQPRGAAIAWPEKKTRPASQPTPFALHHAASCEVDPSSGDSISLARSISKDSLASNVVNLTPQNQPHPTATKTPGKSLLNNVSIEDEEEELVAIVRADVAPQQADLEFPRASPRASGLIASARSPQGQLDTSESKPDSFFLEPLMPAVLKPAKEKQVITKEDERGEGRPRSITSRRPSEGPQPLVRRKVTGSRDLNRTFTPIPCSEFPMGIDPTETGPQSVETMGEVCGGPLALGGFDPFPQGPSTDGFFLHVDRADEDTEGRLYVSCSKSPNSHDSEPWTLLRQDSDSDVVDIEEAEHDFLGEAHPVVLSRYIGEEESAKLQEDMKVKEHEDKDDASGRSSPCLSTASQMSSVSVASGSVKMTSFAERKLQRLNSCETKSSTSSSQKTTPDASESCPAPLTTWRQKREQSPGRHGRDPASLLASELVQLHMQLEEKRRAIEAQKKKMEALSARQRLKLGKAAFLHVVKKGKAEAALPLRPEHFSKEYSQHNGEDCGDGVSKTEDFLVKEEQREELLHEPQDVDKESLAFAQQHKAKDPVALHELERNKVISAALLEDTVGEVVDVNECDLSIEKLNETISTLQQAILKISQQQEQLLLKSPTVPVPGSKSNSQDHKVKAPVHFMEPLSPTGVTGHRKAPRLGQGRNSRSGRPAELKVPKDRPQGSSRSKTPTPSVETLPHLRPFPASSHPRTPTDPGLDGALEPSGDPHGKCLFDSYRLHDESNQRTLTLSSSKDTNILSEQMSLKEVLDASVKEAGPSSSDVSGKESIPVEEPLRSRASLIEVDLSDLKAPDEDGELASLDGSADLISEGDQKPGVGFFFKDEQKAEDELAKKRAAFLLKQQRKAEEARVRKQQLEAEVELKRDEARRKAEEDRVRKEEEKARRELIKQEYLRRKQQQILEEQGLGKPKSKPKKPRPKSVHREESCSDSGTKCSSTPDNLSRTQSGSSLSLASAATTEPESVHSGGTPSQRVESMEALPILSRNPSRSTDRDWETASAASSLASVAEYTGPKLFKEPSSKSNKPIIHNAISHCCLAGKVNEPHKNSILEELEKCDANHYIILFRDAGCQFRALYCYYPDTEEIYKLTGTGPKNITKKMIDKLYKYSSDRKQFNLIPAKTMSVSVDALTIHNHLWQPKRPAVPKKGQTRK
- the CAMSAP1 gene encoding calmodulin-regulated spectrin-associated protein 1 isoform X3, which produces MAMVDALMMAYTVEMISIEKVVASVKRFSTFSASKELPYDLEDAMVFWINKVNLKMREITEKEVKLKQQLLESPAHQKVRYRREHLSARQSPYFPLLEDLMRDGSDGAALLAVVHYYCPEQMKLDDICLKEVTSMADSLYNIRLLREFANEYLNKCFYLTLEDMLYAPLVLKPNVMVFIAELFWWFENVKPDFVQPRDVQELKDAKTVLHQKSSRPPVPISNATKRSFLGSPAAGTPADLQPPAQLPAEGCHRHYLHPEEPEYLGKGTAAFSPSHPLLPLRQKQQKSIQGEDIPDQRHRSNSLTRVDGQPRGAAIAWPEKKTRPASQPTPFALHHAASCEVDPSSGDSISLARSISKDSLASNVVNLTPQNQPHPTATKTPGKSLLNNVSIEDEEEELVAIVRADVAPQQADLEFPRASPRASGLIASARSPQGQLDTSESKPDSFFLEPLMPAVLKPAKEKQVITKEDERGEGRPRSITSRRPSEGPQPLVRRKVTGSRDLNRTFTPIPCSEFPMGIDPTETGPQSVETMGEVCGGPLALGGFDPFPQGPSTDGFFLHVDRADEDTEGRLYVSCSKSPNSHDSEPWTLLRQDSDSDVVDIEEAEHDFLGEAHPVVLSRYIGEEESAKLQEDMKVKEHEDKDDASGRSSPCLSTASQMSSVSVASGSVKMTSFAERKLQRLNSCETKSSTSSSQKTTPDASESCPAPLTTWRQKREQSPGRHGRDPASLLASELVQLHMQLEEKRRAIEAQKKKMEALSARQRLKLGKAAFLHVVKKGKAEAALPLRPEHFSKEYSQHNGEDCGDGVSKTEDFLVKEEQREELLHEPQDVDKESLAFAQQHKAKDPVALHELERNKVISAALLEDTVGEVVDVNECDLSIEKLNETISTLQQAILKISQQQEQLLLKSPTVPVPGSKSNSQDHKVKAPVHFMEPLSPTGVTGHRKAPRLGQGRNSRSGRPAELKVPKDRPQGSSRSKTPTPSVETLPHLRPFPASSHPRTPTDPGLDGALEPSGDPHGKCLFDSYRLHDESNQRTLTLSSSKDTNILSEQMSLKEVLDASVKEAGPSSSDVSGKESIPVEEPLRSRASLIEVDLSDLKAPDEDGELASLDGSADLISEGDQKPGVGFFFKDEQKAEDELAKKRAAFLLKQQRKAEEARVRKQQLEAEVELKRDEARRKAEEDRVRKEEEKARRELIKQEYLRRKQQQILEEQGLGKPKSKPKKPRPKSVHREESCSDSGTKCSSTPDNLSRTQSGSSLSLASAATTEPESVHSGGTPSQRVESMEALPILSRNPSRSTDRDWETASAASSLASVAEYTGPKLFKEPSSKSNKPIIHNAISHCCLAGKVNEPHKNSILEELEKCDANHYIILFRDAGCQFRALYCYYPDTEEIYKLTGTGPKNITKKMIDKLYKYSSDRKQFNLIPAKTMSVSVDALTIHNHLWQPKRPAVPKKGQTRK
- the CAMSAP1 gene encoding calmodulin-regulated spectrin-associated protein 1 isoform X1 is translated as MVDAGGRAAAEGWRKMEAPPDGAADLVPLDRYDAARAKIAANLQWICAKAYGRDNIPEDLRDPFYVDQYEQEHIKPPVIKLLLSSELYCRVCSLILKGDQVAALQGHQSVIQALSRKGIYVMESDDTPVTESDLSRAPIKMSAHMAMVDALMMAYTVEMISIEKVVASVKRFSTFSASKELPYDLEDAMVFWINKVNLKMREITEKEVKLKQQLLESPAHQKVRYRREHLSARQSPYFPLLEDLMRDGSDGAALLAVVHYYCPEQMKLDDICLKEVTSMADSLYNIRLLREFANEYLNKCFYLTLEDMLYAPLVLKPNVMVFIAELFWWFENVKPDFVQPRDVQELKDAKTVLHQKSSRPPVPISNATKRSFLGSPAAGTPADLQPPAQLPAEGCHRHYLHPEEPEYLGKGTAAFSPSHPLLPLRQKQQKSIQGEDIPDQRHRSNSLTRVDGQPRGAAIAWPEKKTRPASQPTPFALHHAASCEVDPSSGDSISLARSISKDSLASNVVNLTPQNQPHPTATKTPGKSLLNNVSIEDEEEELVAIVRADVAPQQADLEFPRASPRASGLIASARSPQGQLDTSESKPDSFFLEPLMPAVLKPAKEKQVITKEDERGEGRPRSITSRRPSEGPQPLVRRKVTGSRDLNRTFTPIPCSEFPMGIDPTETGPQSVETMGEVCGGPLALGGFDPFPQGPSTDGFFLHVDRADEDTEGRLYVSCSKSPNSHDSEPWTLLRQDSDSDVVDIEEAEHDFLGEAHPVVLSRYIGEEESAKLQEDMKVKEHEDKDDASGRSSPCLSTASQMSSVSVASGSVKMTSFAERKLQRLNSCETKSSTSSSQKTTPDASESCPAPLTTWRQKREQSPGRHGRDPASLLASELVQLHMQLEEKRRAIEAQKKKMEALSARQRLKLGKAAFLHVVKKGKAEAALPLRPEHFSKEYSQHNGEDCGDGVSKTEDFLVKEEQREELLHEPQDVDKESLAFAQQHKAKDPVALHELERNKVISAALLEDTVGEVVDVNECDLSIEKLNETISTLQQAILKISQQQEQLLLKSPTVPVPGSKSNSQDHKVKAPVHFMEPLSPTGVTGHRKAPRLGQGRNSRSGRPAELKVPKDRPQGSSRSKTPTPSVETLPHLRPFPASSHPRTPTDPGLDGALEPSGDPHGKCLFDSYRLHDESNQRTLTLSSSKDTNILSEQMSLKEVLDASVKEAGPSSSDVSGKESIPVEEPLRSRASLIEVDLSDLKAPDEDGELASLDGSADLISEGDQKPGVGFFFKDEQKAEDELAKKRAAFLLKQQRKAEEARVRKQQLEAEVELKRDEARRKAEEDRVRKEEEKARRELIKQEYLRRKQQQILEEQGLGKPKSKPKKPRPKSVHREESCSDSGTKCSSTPDNLSRTQSGSSLSLASAATTEPESVHSGGTPSQRVESMEALPILSRNPSRSTDRDWETASAASSLASVAEYTGPKLFKEPSSKSNKPIIHNAISHCCLAGKVNEPHKNSILEELEKCDANHYIILFRDAGCQFRALYCYYPDTEEIYKLTGTGPKNITKKMIDKLYKYSSDRKQFNLIPAKTMSVSVDALTIHNHLWQPKRPAVPKKGQTRK